CGAACGCGTCCCGTTCATCTCGCACCCGTACGAGTGGTCCTTCGCCATGCTGCGCGACGCCGCGCTGCTGCACCTGGAGATCCTCCGGGCGGCCCTGCCGGCGGGCTTCACCACCAAGGACGGCTCGGCGTACAACCTCCAGTGGCGTGGCACCGAGCCGGTCTTCATCGACGTCGGGTCCTTCACCCCGCTGCGCGACGGTGAGCCGTGGGCCGGCTACCGGCAGTTCTGCCAGACGTTGCTCTACCCGCTGATGCTCGGCGCCCATCTGGGGCTGGCGTTCCAGCCCTGGCTGCGCGCACAGGTCGACGGCATCGAGCCGGACCAGATGGGCCCGCTGTTCAAGGGCGTGCGCCGGCTGCTGCCCGGCGTGCTCACCCACGTCCATCTGCACGGCAGCGTGCAGCGACGCAACGCCGCGACCAGCACCGCCGACGTGCGCGCGCAGCTGCGGGCCGCCGGCTACACCCGCGAGCTGGCGCTGGCCACCGTACGCGGGATGGAGAAGCTGGTCCGGCGCCTGGAGCATCAGTCACCGCCCACCCACTGGGTCGACTACCAACAGACCTGCGGCTACTCCGGCGACGACCGGGCGGGCAAGGAGCGGTTCGTCACCGCCGCGCTGGCCGCCGCCGGCCGGCGGCGGCTGGTGCTCGACCTGGGCGCCAACGACGGACGGTACGCCCGCCTCGCCGCCCGGCACGCCGACTACGTGGTCGCCGTCGAGCAGGACCCGGCGGTGGTCGACCGGCTGTACCGCACCCTGCGGGGCGAGGCGGAACGGCGGGTGCTGCCGCTGGTGATGGACCTGGCCGACCCGTCCCCCGGCGGCGGCTGGCGCGGTGTCGAGCGGGCCTCGTTCGCCACCCGGGCCAGCGCGGACACGGTGCTCGCCCTGGCGCTGGTGCACCACCTGGCGATCGGCCGCAACGTGCCGCTGCCGGAGGTGGTGGCCTGCCTCGCCGGCTTCGTCGCGCCTGGCGGCCGGCTGGTGGTGGAGTTCGTCCACCCGGACGACCCGATGGCCGCCCGGCTGCTGGCCAACAAGCCCGACGGCATCTTCCCCGACTACCGGCGGGACGCCTTCGAGGCGCTGCTCGCCGCCACGGGCACCGTCCAGGACCGGCTGGAGCTGCCCTCGGGCACCCGGACCCTGTACCGGGTGGTCATTCCGTGACCGAGCTGCCCACCGCCGATCCCGGCGCGGCCGTCGACGAAACGGACCGTCGAGGCCGGTGGCGGTGGCGGTGGGCGTGGGGGTGGGGCGGCTGGCGGACCGAGGCCGGCCGGCTGCTGGAGGTCACCGCGCTGGTCGGGCTGGTGATCACCCAGCCGTTGCTGGACATCCTCGGTCGCAGCCCGGACTTCTTCCTGTTCCACCGAGCCGACCGGGGCGAGATCCTGCTGCTGGTGGCCCTGGTCGCGGTGCTGCCGACGGCGGCACTCGGCCTGGTCGGCCTGCTCGCCGGCCTCCCCGGGCGGGCGGTCCGGACGGTCACCCACAGCCTGACCCTGGGCCTGCTGGCGGCCGCGCTGGCGGTGCAGGTCGGCCGGCACACCACGCCGCTGCGGGGCGTACCGCTGCTGCTGGTGGCCGGGGTGGTCGGTGCCGCCGGGATCGCCGCGGACCGGCGGTGGCGGGCCCCGGGCCGGGTGCTGCGCCTGGCCGCCGCCGGACCGCTGGTCTTCGTCGGGCTGTTCCTGTTCGCCTCGCCGACCGGTCCCGTGGTGCTGCCGCGCGGCGACGGCGGCGTGGCCGGTACGGCCACCGGAAGCCTGCACCCGCCGGTGGTCATGCTGATCCTGGACGAGCTTCCGCTGGTCTCCCTGCTCGATCGGGCGGGTGCCGTCGACGCCGACCGGTTCCCGCACTTCGCCGAGCTGGCGGCCGCCTCGACCTGGTACCGCAACGCGACCGGCGTGAGCGGTTGGACGCCGTACGCGTTGCCGGCGATGCTGACCGGCCGCTACCCGGCGGAGCCGTTCGCCCCGCACTACTCGCACTACCCGGACAACCTCTTCACCGCCCTCGGCGGGCTGTACGACATCCGCGCCGAGGAGAGCATCACCCGGCTCTGCCCGCCGAGCCGCTGCGAGCAGCCGGTCACCCCGGAGCAGGGCATGGGGGTGCTGGCCCGCGAGACGGGCCGGCTGCTGCGCCAGGTGACCGCGCCGCACGACAGCCGGATCGATCCGGAGGACTCCTACCGCGAGCAAACCGCCGAGGAGGCCGGCATTGACGCCGCCGAGCCGGTGCCGACCGATCCGAAGTTCCGCTGGGACAGCCTCAACGTCAACCAGCCGGCCCGGTTCACCAGCTTCCTCAACGGCCTGACCCCGTCGCAGCGGCCGACGCTGCACTTCCTGCACCTGCTGATGCCGCACTCGCCGTGGGCGTACCTGCCGTCGGGGGCGCGCTACGAGGCGCCGGAGGACTTCCCCAACGAGGGCGACGGCTGGGTGGACCTGGCCCGCGCCCGTCACCTCGCCCAGCTCGGCTACACCGACCGGCTGATCGGCGAGACGATGCGTACGCTGCGGGCCACCGGCCTGTGGGACCAGGCGCTCGTGGTGGTCACCGCCGACCACGGGGTCAGCTTCACCAAGGGCGTGCAGGGGCGCGGCGAGGATGCCATCCGGGCCGCCGCCGACCAGGTCGCCTGGGTGCCGCTGTTCGTCAAGACGCCGGGTCAACGCAGCGGGCAGATCGACGACCGCAACTGGGAACACGTCGACCTGCTGCCGACCATCGCCGACGAGGCGGCCATCCGGCTGCCCTGGCGGGTCGACGGCAGCTCCGCCCGGCAGGCACCCCGTACCAACGCCGGCAAGGTCTTCTACGACCGTCCGTCGCAACCGATGCCGATCACCGGCGGCGTGCCCGCCGCGCCGCCACCGGCGGCCCCGCATCCGCTGGTCGGCACCACCGTGGGCGACGCGCCGCCCGGTGGCGACGCCCGGGTCGGCGGGCTGGACGCCTTCCGCCACGTCGATCCCGACGAGGGCCTGCTGCCCGGCATGATCTGGGGCACCGTGCCCGACCAGGTCGCCGACGGCACCGAGCTGGCGGTGGCCGTCAACGGCACCGTCGCGGCGGTGGTGCCGGTGGTCGCCCCGGACCCGGGCGGCCGGCGCTTCGCCGCGCTGCTCGCCGACGACCGGCTCTTCCACGCCGGCGCCAACCGGCTCGACCTGTACCTGGTCGAGGCCGGCGGCGGCCTGCGCCACCTGACGATCTCCTGACGCGTCTTTCCTGAGCCGGTGGACAGCGCCGCCGGCCAGTGCCGCGCGCCCCGGAGTGCTTGCACCCTCTGTGTGTTCTCCGTGCCCGTACGTCCCGCTCGTCGGGGTTTCCCAGCTCCCGGGTCGGGAATCGGGTGACGCAGACCTCACCGCTGAACCACGAGGGGCGGTGTCGCCGCAACCGCAATTACGGTAGAAGCGAAGGCAATTCAACGTAGATCTGCCGGCGAAGCGAGGAACCACATGACGGAAGTCAAGCTCGATCACCCCGGCGGGCAGCTGTCGATGCCGGTACATTCCGCGGTCGAGGGCCCCGCCGGAGTCGGTGTGGGCAAGCTGCTGAAGGAAACCGGGATGACGACGTACGACCCCGGGTTCGTCAACACCGCCGCCTGTTCGTCCGCGATCACCTACATCGACGGCGACGCGGGCATCCTGCGTTACCGGGGCTACCCCATCGAGCAGCTGGCCGAGAAGAGCTCCTTCCTGGAGGTCTCCTACCTGCTGATCTACGGTGAGTTGCCGACCACGGACCAGCTGGCCGCGTTCACCGAGCGGATCCGCCGGCACTCGCTGCTGCACGAGGAGATGCGCCGGTTCTTCGACGGCTTCCCCCGGGACGCGCACCCGATGGCCGTGCTCTCCTCGGCCGTCAGCGCCATCTCCACCTTCTACCAGGACAGCCTCGATCCCTTCGACGCCGAGCACGTGGAGATGTCCACGGTCCGGCTGATGGCGAAGGTCCCGACCATCGCCTCGTACGCCTACAAGAAGTCCATCGGGCAGCCACTGCTGTACCCGGACAACTCGCTGGGCTACGTGGAGAACTTCCTGCGGATGACCTTCGGCGTGCCGGCGGAGCCGTACGAGGTCGACCCGGTGGTGGCCCGCGTGCTGGACATGCTCCTCGTGCTGCACGCCGACCACGAGCAGAACTGCTCCACCTCGACCGTCCGGCTGGTGGGCTCCAGCAACGCCAACCTGTTCGCCTCGGTCTCGGCCGGGGTCAACGCGCTGTTCGGTCCGCTGCACGGCGGCGCCAACCAGGCGGTGCTGGAGATGCTGGAGCGGATCCAGGCCGACGGCGACGACGTGCAGTCCTTCGTCCGCAAGGTGAAGGACAAGCAGGACGGCGTCAAGCTGATGGGCTTCGGCCACCGGGTCTACAAGAACTACGACCCGCGGGCCGCGATCGTGAAGAACGCGGCGCAGGACGTGCTCGGCCGGATGGCCAAGCCGGACCCGCTGCTGGACATCGCGATGCAGCTGGAGGAGATCGCGCTGGCCGACGACTTCTTCGTCTCCCGGCGGCTCTACCCGAACGTGGACTTCTACACCGGCCTGATCTACAAGGCCATGGGCTTCCCGACGAAGATGTTCACGGTGCTGTTCGCCCTCGGGCGGTTGCCTGGCTGGATCGCCCAGTGGCGCGAGATGATCAACGACCCGGAGACCAAGATCGGCCGCCCGCGGCAGGTCTACACCGGCGCCGCCGAGCGGGACTACCACCCCGCCGCACAGCGCTGACCGGTAACACCTCACCCGACGACGGCCGTCGACCGGACACCTCCGGTCGACGGCCGTCGCTGTACGCGGGGATTGGCGGTCAGTGCGCCGGGTGCCCGTCGTCGTCCTCGCCCGCCGTGCTGGGCAGGTCGCCGAGCACCTGGTC
This is a stretch of genomic DNA from Micromonospora sp. WMMD1082. It encodes these proteins:
- a CDS encoding sulfatase-like hydrolase/transferase, with protein sequence MTELPTADPGAAVDETDRRGRWRWRWAWGWGGWRTEAGRLLEVTALVGLVITQPLLDILGRSPDFFLFHRADRGEILLLVALVAVLPTAALGLVGLLAGLPGRAVRTVTHSLTLGLLAAALAVQVGRHTTPLRGVPLLLVAGVVGAAGIAADRRWRAPGRVLRLAAAGPLVFVGLFLFASPTGPVVLPRGDGGVAGTATGSLHPPVVMLILDELPLVSLLDRAGAVDADRFPHFAELAAASTWYRNATGVSGWTPYALPAMLTGRYPAEPFAPHYSHYPDNLFTALGGLYDIRAEESITRLCPPSRCEQPVTPEQGMGVLARETGRLLRQVTAPHDSRIDPEDSYREQTAEEAGIDAAEPVPTDPKFRWDSLNVNQPARFTSFLNGLTPSQRPTLHFLHLLMPHSPWAYLPSGARYEAPEDFPNEGDGWVDLARARHLAQLGYTDRLIGETMRTLRATGLWDQALVVVTADHGVSFTKGVQGRGEDAIRAAADQVAWVPLFVKTPGQRSGQIDDRNWEHVDLLPTIADEAAIRLPWRVDGSSARQAPRTNAGKVFYDRPSQPMPITGGVPAAPPPAAPHPLVGTTVGDAPPGGDARVGGLDAFRHVDPDEGLLPGMIWGTVPDQVADGTELAVAVNGTVAAVVPVVAPDPGGRRFAALLADDRLFHAGANRLDLYLVEAGGGLRHLTIS
- a CDS encoding methyltransferase encodes the protein MTIPDLGRSPRPASPGTDPRPEPGADPRPKPGTDPRAEPGADARPESGADPRPEPGSFRDPANRVFHAGDDVLRALDQTAAAQWRALAGSSFFPPLLAAGKVCGTEELPGPARHELPAGPAPSGWAAVLRHERVPFISHPYEWSFAMLRDAALLHLEILRAALPAGFTTKDGSAYNLQWRGTEPVFIDVGSFTPLRDGEPWAGYRQFCQTLLYPLMLGAHLGLAFQPWLRAQVDGIEPDQMGPLFKGVRRLLPGVLTHVHLHGSVQRRNAATSTADVRAQLRAAGYTRELALATVRGMEKLVRRLEHQSPPTHWVDYQQTCGYSGDDRAGKERFVTAALAAAGRRRLVLDLGANDGRYARLAARHADYVVAVEQDPAVVDRLYRTLRGEAERRVLPLVMDLADPSPGGGWRGVERASFATRASADTVLALALVHHLAIGRNVPLPEVVACLAGFVAPGGRLVVEFVHPDDPMAARLLANKPDGIFPDYRRDAFEALLAATGTVQDRLELPSGTRTLYRVVIP
- a CDS encoding citrate synthase, encoding MTEVKLDHPGGQLSMPVHSAVEGPAGVGVGKLLKETGMTTYDPGFVNTAACSSAITYIDGDAGILRYRGYPIEQLAEKSSFLEVSYLLIYGELPTTDQLAAFTERIRRHSLLHEEMRRFFDGFPRDAHPMAVLSSAVSAISTFYQDSLDPFDAEHVEMSTVRLMAKVPTIASYAYKKSIGQPLLYPDNSLGYVENFLRMTFGVPAEPYEVDPVVARVLDMLLVLHADHEQNCSTSTVRLVGSSNANLFASVSAGVNALFGPLHGGANQAVLEMLERIQADGDDVQSFVRKVKDKQDGVKLMGFGHRVYKNYDPRAAIVKNAAQDVLGRMAKPDPLLDIAMQLEEIALADDFFVSRRLYPNVDFYTGLIYKAMGFPTKMFTVLFALGRLPGWIAQWREMINDPETKIGRPRQVYTGAAERDYHPAAQR